CTGTGTGAGGCCTCTGCTGGCTGCTCCTGACTTgctgatgtttttctgctgtagTGTTCACACAGttatggtattttttttttcctgaaatgcCAGCAGTGGGATATGTGAAGTTAGTAAAGCACTGCCAGTCAGTCTTAACACTTTTTAATATGTGCAAATAGGATTTTATACTTAGGGAGGCATTGTGTCCTTATAATTTTAGTAATTACTGTGCACGAGCCACTcgaatgcatgtgtgtgcgcagACAGACAGTGAAGCTGAACTCCAGGTTGTGTCCACTGGCTGAACATTCCAGGCTTTGCAGtgcagtgaggaggaggaggaggagggaggaagagagggatggagggagggagggagggaaagtCTATGTGATTGTAGTTTGGAGCAAGAAGGAGGCTTCGAAGCATGGGGGTAGGCCGGGTTGGGCAGGCTCGATGGAGGGGGGTATCAGGAAGGAAAATTCCTCACTGAAACACCTCAGTGCTTCCTCCACGATAGTTAACACCCCTCCTTTCCTTGCCTCCTCACCCCAAACCGGCTGCCCATCCCCCACTATCCTCTCCCATtcgctctccctctccctctcctctcctctcgcCTGCCACCCACACCCAACGCGACCACGTGATGGATGGCTGAGACTGCCCACCCATAAGCCTTTGTGTcggtcatgtgaccagcctgCCTTGGCAAAGTGGTGCCCCCTGATGCAGAACTGAATGGCAGGGGAGTAGGAGGGGTGCACAACAAGCCAAGCCAAGGGCAGTTACTCTCTCTGGGAGGGTGCAAGTGGGAATAAGGGGCATCACGTTCCCTCCACAGTAGCAAACTTCATTTGCCTGTTAACCCCTCACACTCAGACCCACACTGAGGGTTGCATgcctcttttttctgttttgcggATCCAAACGGGGACTGCTGGCAGCTTTCAAATGCAGGACGGTGAAGTCTTTATACCTTCGCTCAGTTAGTGTGTGAAAGGGCGTCTGTCAATCCGCGGTCCTGTGAGGGTTAACTGGGCTTTGTGTGGCAAACCAAGGACTTAtgcgtgtgtttgtgggtacacgACAAAAAGAGCATTTGCCATCGAACAAGTGGTGTTTGACTAGAGACAGGTAGATTCATTGCATGACTCTGAGTTGGCTGCTCACCTTAGACTCATGATCGCTGCTGCAACAGCCTTGTGAAGGTATGCGTAGACTGAAACTACCCCCACGCCCAATATGAGCTTACTGTCTTACTGGAGCTGCTCTGTTTGTGTATAGGAAGGGTACAATCTAACAAAAAAGGATTATCTACCAGCAGAGGGGAATTTGTTTCGGGTTTGTTTGTGAAGTATCTTTGCGTAGGGATGTGTTGATCTTTTTGGGTTTTTCGGGTGTTCCAGTCGCACCTTGTTCAGCCGGTGAGCTTTTGCTGGTCTGTGCGTGAGGTGTCATGTCGAGGCAGAGTGACTGGGAGAGTAATTGCCCTAGAGCTGTCCTCCAACACTACATCACCACTTCTGAGTtcgaaggaaggaagggagggaaaAGCTCCTCCACAGGAAGCTTCGCCATTTTGCAAGGAGACACAGAATGTATAAGTGTAAtgaacattatttaaaaatccACACCCTCATCCAGGTGTGTTTCAATCTGTGCTGCCTATGTTGTCTTTCCATCTTTACTGAGGAACATCTGTTGAACCACCCACTTGCTTAATTATCAAGCACACTCTATCTTAAGCAACGCATTCGCAAGTGGGTATTTGAAAGCACAGAGGCAGTGGattaaagaaatacagaatgTGCTTTCTCTGTGGGGGTGTGTCTGAAAGAGGGGAAGtgagacagagttgtgtgggGGAAGGGAAAGAAAGGGGTAGGACAGGAGCGCTCCCAAAAAGCCATAGTGAAGAAGCAGGCTGAGCTCATTTTAATGCCCTCATAAAGGAGATAGCCTTGAGTTTCGTGGGGCTAGAGAGTTGAGGAGAGgccgtgatttttttttttttaatattcaatATCACCAGCACCTCTAGACTTTCAGGAGTCTTTTCACAAGGCGTCATCACTACGTATGCTGTTGATACCTTACCTGAAAATATTAACGAGGAAACTGACTTGTACTGCGTTTAGTAATACATCCCATCTCCTCTATCATTTCTACTATAAGGTTTAAAATTGTGTGTCGCTAAATGAATGTCCAGTGCAGGTGTATCCCATTAGATGGTTATTAATGAAATAACACGTTTTACTCTCTTATTTCCAGGATTTCCCTGAATACTGCAGCGAGAACCACATCAGGACCTATGGAAAAGTCCCGCCTTCGTCCTTCCCCCATGCCTGGTCTATAGTCAACGAGAAACCCTTATTCTCTCTGACACCTCGCTCTCAGCCATTTGACCGACCCTCCCCACCCTGTGGTCACACCATGGCCAGCAAGAGGAAGTCTACGACTCCTTGTATGATCCCCAGCAAGATTTTCCGCCCCCCTGAAGAGGTGGAACGGGACTCTCCGGTTCTTCTCCATCAATCCAGGATTTCTGCTGGGGACAGACAAAGTCCTCTGGATCCTGGAGAGGCATCTAAACCGGAGGCAGGGGACGCTGTCAAAGACGGCGCTGGTACTTATACCTGTAAGCCTTGCAACTTTGAAACCCATGACCTTAACTTGTTCTTGGATCACGTCTACACCGGTCATCCAGACTTCCGCGCGGACCCAGGCTTCTTTTGCGTGAGCTGTGCGTTTTCAGCGCCGAAGTTTGAAGGGCTGGCCCTGCACAACGCCAGAGTTCACCCCAGCACGTTGAACACCACCCTGCAGCTGAGGAAGAGGGACAGGAGGCTGGTGGTAGAGCAGAGTCTGGTGACAGGGGCAGACACGGGGAAGGATAGTGAAATTTCCATCACGAAAACGCCAATCATGAGGATGCTGAAGGGCAAATCTGAACCTAAACGGATTGTGGTGTCTCACCCCGTCTCCGATGAGCCTTCCTCAGACCCAAACTCCAGCTCTGCATCTAGAGagactgaaagaaaagaagctgctgcagtaaCAGTCACTCATGTCCCTACAATTGTCCACAATGGAACGACCAAGGTCACGCTGCCATCAGCGATCCAGATAGTCAATGGCTCAGGAGCATTACCGATGCTGAAGACGCCCATCACACAGGTACATGTTAGTTTTTAGTGTATATGTCTTATAatagtttgttttgatttaaatgacataaatgtaggttctgaatgtgttttttttgtgtatttctttagGTTGTTTCAGTTGTTCAAAACAGGAGCCTTCACCAGTCTGCACCAGTCACAGTCTCCTCAAAtgtttcttcctcttcatcaaATTCATCTTCAAAAAATCTCCCCAaggtatttgttgtttttcagtgtacCAGTATTGTGACAGTTAGATTGGatattaaccctcatgttgtcctgcgggtcagaattgacccggtttaaagtttgaaaatgtaggaaaaaaatattttcacattgaaacttctgatgtccacattttcaacatgtttgggaaatcttttttggtggaaaaaataaatgtttaaaatgtttctttaggaacatttgattttttttgtgaatgttcttacagaaaatattagaagttttactgatatatcactttagatatttttaagattttttggcagattttttttaccaattttttgaaaatatttacaagaatttccttgTCACATtcgggggattttttttaacataaaacctttaagggaaacttttaaggaattttcttcctgaaggttttagaaatattttagaaatatttatgGGGggttgctgattttttttttttttttttttgtcagacaaggaaataatattttttggtgcctgtaaaggAGGGTTCAGTAATATAATTAGCATCACTGATTTTCCCATTTTTCCCCTGCAGGTAATGATTCCTTTGAGCAGCATCCCTACCTACAGTGCCTCCATGGACTCCTCTTCCTTCCTGAAGACCTCCTTCAGTAAGTTCCCATACCCCACAAAGGCTGAGCTCTGCTACCTGACTGTGGTCACAAAGTTCCCCGAAGAACAGATCAAGATCTGGTTCACAGCTCAGAGACTAAAGCAAGGCATCAGCTGGTCTCCCGAGGAGATCGAGGAAGCCAGGAGGAAGATGTTCAACACCATCATTCAGACAGCGCCCTCCAGCTCGCAGAACCAGAGTCATCACAGCCCAGCCCAACACACAATCACAGTCCTGCCTGCCTCGCTGGGGGCCACAGGGATCCCTCACATTCTGCAGGGATCTCTTGTCAGCCAAGGAGGGGTAATCGTCACGCAGCCTGTAATGGCAAATGGTATCCAGGTTAGCAGTGCTCCTGTGGCCCTGGCCGTCACACCTAAGCCCCAGGCAGCAGCCCGCCCCATGATGCAAGCCCGACCTGCCGCTGCCTTGGTGGCGGACAAAGGCGTCAGCATGGTGGTGGGGACGGTGGGCAGCAGCAGTACAGGTAGTAACATCATAAGCAGCAGTAACAGTAGTAGGAGTGGGGGCGGGAGCACAAGCAGTGTTATTAGTAGCAGTCAAGCGAGTGTCATCAACCTTAGTCTAGGAAACAGTAATCATAGTAATAGTAAGGTGAGCAGTGTCAATGGCAAACACAGCAGCACGAACGGCAACTCCAGCGACAAGAGCAATAGTAATGTTAGCAGCCATGTCAACGCTAAGAACACTGATATCAGCAAAGCCAGCAGCACCAGCATCGTACAGAGTGACAAAAAAGCCACAGACAGCAAATCTAGTAACAGCAAAAGCAAAACGGGCAACGACGGACAGAAGAGCAAAAAAGATACTAACGGTAGCAGCAACAAAAATAGCACAACTAGCACAAGTTCAGATGATGTTGATCCTTCTGCCATCGACTCGCCACCCATCAAAATGGAGGAGGCTTCTTCCCCGGCCTCCAAATCTCCTTCGCCTTCTCCTACAGCTCCTCAAAGCAGCACATCCGGCTCCAGGACACCTGTTAACGCCTTCCTGGACCCCAGCTTTTTTAAAGGTAAGAAGTCTCAGGAACAGCTCAGTGCCCTGAAAGACAGTTTTCAGATGAGTCAGTTTCCTGACCAGGACGAAGTGGACCGCCTCATTGCTCTGACCGGGCTCACGGTGCGAGAAGTTCGCAAATGGTTCAGCGACCGACGGTACCACTTTCGTAACCACAAAGGCGGCCGCTCCAGCACAGGAGGACAGACTAAACCAGGCACTGCGTCTGGAACAGGGAGCACATCAAGTACGGCAGGAGGCAGCGCCGCCGGCAGTGCCAACCCAGTCGATTTgtctgaaaataacagcaactcTGGAGCCAAAACACCCCAGCACAGCTCTGCTCCCTTGAGCCCAAGTGCTCCACCGACTCCCACTTCCCCCACAACGCCTTCCCGCCGACTCCCAAGACAACCTTCTCCTGATTTCACAGCCATCCGCTACAAGGAGAGAGAACCCCACCAGGTGAGACTCAACCGTTTTTGCGTTATGAGCTGAATACGTGTTTAGGTTGGTGTTTTCCATGTGATTACCTGATTCTAGGGCTTTTGATTGGAGGAGAACCTCACTGATTTACACATTGAAGTGTGTTTACACATGTTGAGGAGTACTGCTTCATATATGTAAGAAGTTGCACTAAAGATTTTGTGGCTCTGGAGGGAGCTGTTTGGGTGTTGTTAGTTCAGCTAAATGAACTGCTAGCATAACACACCTGAATGTCGGTGTGACCTGCAGGCAAGTTggaatagaaaaagaaaatatcgCTGGTTCTCCTATATTGATTTTGGGTCCTTTTTTCAACTTGCACTGTTATAGGGATGAAATGTGACCTTTACAATTATTAAATTCTTTGTAAAAGgcatgaaaatgatgaaaagaagTCATTATGGTTTTCTAGGCACAAATATGATGTCTTTAAATATCTTGTGTGTTGagacagtaaatgtttattttttttaataatcaagTATCTTTTTAGTTGTGCTAAATTTGTCAAGCATATATTGACcatgtctgtttatctgttacATTCAGGTTAAGGCGCTAGAGTCCAGCTTCGCCCAGAACCCTGACCCGGCAGGAGAGGAGGTGGACAGGCTGCGATCCGAGACCAAGATGACCAGAAGGGAGATCCATGGCTGGTTCGctgagaagaggaagagagtgGCCgcggagaaaaagaaagaggaggcGGAGCGGGCgttgagagaggaggaggaggagatggaggtcgacggagaagagagacagagagacgacGGTTCAGGAGAACTGAAAGTCAACCCAATTAAAATTAATCTGAAGATGCTGAAGGTGACAGAAGCCAACGGCAAAGCGGAGGCTGAAGTGTCGGATAGCACGTCAGTGCCGCCTCAGTCCGGCCACACACCCGCATCCTCCCCGggctcctcttcatcctccaccCCCAAACCATCCCAGTCCTCCACCCCGACGCCCAAACCATCCCACTCCCCCAAACCCACAGCCATCCGAGGCAAGAAGACGGCAGACCAGCTGCACCTTCTCAAGCAAGTCTACTCCAGAACTCAGTGGCCCAGTGCCACTCAGTACGATGAACTCATCTCAGCTACCGGGCTGCCCAGACCTGAGGTGGTGCGCTGGTTTGGGGACTGCCGTTATGTGCAGAAGAACGGCCAGCTGAAGTGGCTGGAGTCGTACCAGAACACGGCTCTGGAGGaggacctgcaggacgacagcgTGGAGATCCTCCAGGCTCACCTCAACCTCCACGGCAGGCTAGAAGAGACGCAGGTACAGATCACAGCAGGCAGCGTTTACACAGTGTCTGGGTCGTACATGAACACAGAATGACTGAGTTagcaattaattaatcatgtCAAATGTCACGACTATGACAAAAGGCAACACAGGATATATTCATTTATGTTTGTAGACAAAAAGTGAGTTGTTATTCCAGAGGATATTTTTGTGGCTTTGCAAAAGAGTAAAACAACACTATTAAAAGAAAGGCATAAAATTTCACTTCTTAATTGCATTTTAGTTCAATCAGAGACAGCAGCGAGGTCAGTAAATCTACTTGTCTGTGCTCTCCTAGTGATTTGAATTTCATTAATAAATCAGTTCTTTTAGTGTTAACTTGCAAAGACAAAAGCTAACCATCATACCAAATCATATCTGTTAATCTGCACAATTCAAAGACAGTATTTCATTCACTTAGTACTAGACTTAATACCCGTTTTTGTGTACTTCTCTAATTAACAGAGGATTGAGTGTTTGGTCATGTCACCAGGAAGCTGTGAAACTATTTAAGCCTGCACAAGTCTTTGTCAGAATTTGATCATCAGAACTCAGGCCTTGAATTTCCTGGACTCAGACGGTgtcctttgtttgtttagtATTACTTTGATGCTAATTGATCTCACGCTGGGAAATTAAAGCGTCACGACTGCaaagaagaaatgcaaaatggatGAGTGGCATAAATCAGTAAACTGAAACtaacatcacaaacacacagcatgagTATCTACTATCCAGTGTGTAATACGGAACATAAAGAAGTGGGTAAATACTTTAAACAGATCTTGTAAACACAACTTTTCTGATTGGTCTTCATTTTATCTCAGTGTGAAATAATTCTGATTGTTCTGCTTGGGTAAATTGttccccaaacatttgaattcATATTTACGAGGATGTAGCTATTAAGTATTTATCTTTTGGAGGTTTGACTGTGT
The window above is part of the Acanthochromis polyacanthus isolate Apoly-LR-REF ecotype Palm Island chromosome 6, KAUST_Apoly_ChrSc, whole genome shotgun sequence genome. Proteins encoded here:
- the zhx3b gene encoding zinc fingers and homeoboxes protein 3, translating into MASKRKSTTPCMIPSKIFRPPEEVERDSPVLLHQSRISAGDRQSPLDPGEASKPEAGDAVKDGAGTYTCKPCNFETHDLNLFLDHVYTGHPDFRADPGFFCVSCAFSAPKFEGLALHNARVHPSTLNTTLQLRKRDRRLVVEQSLVTGADTGKDSEISITKTPIMRMLKGKSEPKRIVVSHPVSDEPSSDPNSSSASRETERKEAAAVTVTHVPTIVHNGTTKVTLPSAIQIVNGSGALPMLKTPITQVVSVVQNRSLHQSAPVTVSSNVSSSSSNSSSKNLPKVMIPLSSIPTYSASMDSSSFLKTSFSKFPYPTKAELCYLTVVTKFPEEQIKIWFTAQRLKQGISWSPEEIEEARRKMFNTIIQTAPSSSQNQSHHSPAQHTITVLPASLGATGIPHILQGSLVSQGGVIVTQPVMANGIQVSSAPVALAVTPKPQAAARPMMQARPAAALVADKGVSMVVGTVGSSSTGSNIISSSNSSRSGGGSTSSVISSSQASVINLSLGNSNHSNSKVSSVNGKHSSTNGNSSDKSNSNVSSHVNAKNTDISKASSTSIVQSDKKATDSKSSNSKSKTGNDGQKSKKDTNGSSNKNSTTSTSSDDVDPSAIDSPPIKMEEASSPASKSPSPSPTAPQSSTSGSRTPVNAFLDPSFFKGKKSQEQLSALKDSFQMSQFPDQDEVDRLIALTGLTVREVRKWFSDRRYHFRNHKGGRSSTGGQTKPGTASGTGSTSSTAGGSAAGSANPVDLSENNSNSGAKTPQHSSAPLSPSAPPTPTSPTTPSRRLPRQPSPDFTAIRYKEREPHQVKALESSFAQNPDPAGEEVDRLRSETKMTRREIHGWFAEKRKRVAAEKKKEEAERALREEEEEMEVDGEERQRDDGSGELKVNPIKINLKMLKVTEANGKAEAEVSDSTSVPPQSGHTPASSPGSSSSSTPKPSQSSTPTPKPSHSPKPTAIRGKKTADQLHLLKQVYSRTQWPSATQYDELISATGLPRPEVVRWFGDCRYVQKNGQLKWLESYQNTALEEDLQDDSVEILQAHLNLHGRLEETQLQELADTTGLTVDLVRYWFSTKAPLHRMEQTAAATAHTTGTRPVAPAGVTAEQRTTGSSPLEPQPGGGTEEKMEQSVCGVTTQAEVNADKSVNAAKGTD